In Lactococcus paracarnosus, a genomic segment contains:
- a CDS encoding Wzz/FepE/Etk N-terminal domain-containing protein, which yields MQETHEQMIDLRSIFKLIRQRLSLILFTTLIVTILGGIYTFFIATPVYTASTQLVAKLPNSDNSGAYAGQVSGNIQMANTINQVIVSPAILDKVKSNLHLPSDAFQKEVTASNQTNSQVIILTVKYGDPYIAQKIADETAKVFSSDAATLLNVTNVNVLSKSKVQTTPISPKPKLYIGVSVLLGLLLGLGIAFFKEVFDNKINSEADIESLGLSVLGTTTYARKSDFTNIINKVAKQEMPASARASARSELDAQRPAKRRSR from the coding sequence ATGCAGGAGACACACGAACAAATGATTGATTTAAGAAGTATTTTTAAACTGATTCGACAAAGGTTAAGTTTAATATTGTTTACGACGCTAATTGTTACGATATTGGGGGGGATTTATACATTTTTTATAGCTACCCCTGTCTATACTGCCTCAACTCAATTAGTTGCTAAATTGCCAAATTCTGATAACTCTGGTGCATATGCTGGTCAAGTTAGTGGTAACATTCAAATGGCGAACACGATCAATCAGGTCATTGTCAGCCCAGCTATTCTGGATAAAGTGAAAAGTAATTTACACTTGCCTAGCGATGCTTTTCAAAAAGAAGTTACAGCATCAAACCAAACGAATTCACAAGTTATCATCTTGACTGTCAAATATGGTGATCCTTATATTGCCCAAAAAATTGCTGATGAGACTGCAAAAGTATTTAGTAGTGATGCTGCAACGTTGTTAAATGTTACCAATGTTAATGTTTTATCTAAGTCAAAAGTGCAGACTACTCCGATAAGCCCTAAGCCAAAACTTTATATAGGTGTATCTGTTCTTTTAGGTTTGCTTTTGGGTCTCGGTATTGCCTTCTTTAAGGAAGTTTTTGATAACAAAATTAATAGTGAAGCAGATATTGAATCCCTTGGTTTATCAGTACTTGGTACAACCACATATGCACGAAAAAGTGATTTCACAAATATTATCAATAAAGTCGCAAAACAAGAAATGCCAGCTAGTGCTAGAGCAAGTGCTAGAAGCGAACTTGATGCACAAAGACCAGCAAAAAGAAGAAGTAGGTAG
- a CDS encoding phosphoglycerate mutase encodes MVKLVFARHGLSEWNEKNLFTGWADVDLAEQGIAEAKKAGELIKEAGIEFDIAYTSVLKRAIKTTNYVLEYSDQLWVPVVKSWRLNERHYGALTGLNKADAAVQYGDDQVLIWRRSYNVSPDAMAHDAEFSSHGDRRYAHLEDSIVPDAENLELTLERALPFWEDQIAPALKDGKNVFVGAHGNSIRALVKHINKMSADEILKFEIPNFPPLVFEFDDNLNKVAQYYLEDK; translated from the coding sequence ATGGTAAAATTAGTATTCGCACGCCACGGCTTGTCTGAATGGAATGAAAAAAATCTCTTTACGGGATGGGCAGATGTAGACCTTGCTGAGCAAGGGATTGCAGAAGCTAAAAAAGCTGGAGAACTTATCAAAGAAGCTGGCATCGAATTCGATATCGCTTATACATCAGTTCTTAAACGTGCAATCAAAACAACGAACTATGTCCTTGAATATTCTGACCAACTTTGGGTACCAGTTGTAAAATCTTGGCGCTTAAACGAACGTCACTATGGTGCGTTGACAGGTCTTAATAAAGCTGATGCAGCTGTCCAATATGGTGATGATCAAGTACTTATCTGGCGTCGTTCATATAATGTGAGCCCAGATGCAATGGCACATGATGCTGAATTCTCATCACATGGTGACCGTCGTTATGCACACCTTGAAGATTCAATCGTACCTGATGCTGAAAACCTTGAGTTAACACTTGAACGTGCACTTCCTTTCTGGGAAGACCAAATTGCACCAGCACTTAAAGATGGTAAAAACGTTTTTGTTGGTGCCCATGGTAACTCAATCCGTGCCTTGGTTAAACACATCAACAAAATGTCAGCTGACGAAATCTTGAAATTTGAAATCCCTAACTTCCCACCATTAGTATTCGAATTTGACGATAACTTGAACAAAGTTGCACAATACTACTTGGAAGACAAATAA